From Gammaproteobacteria bacterium:
CCACAAATACCTGACATCGAGATCGTTGAGGTCAGCCCGCGCGATGGCTTGCAGAACGAGTCGCAATTATTCAGCACTGACCAGAAATTACACCTGATCAATGCAGCAATTGATGCCGGGGTGAAGCGCATCGAGGTGGCCAGTTTTGTGCACCCCAA
This genomic window contains:
- a CDS encoding hydroxymethylglutaryl-CoA lyase; this encodes MQGQNPQIPDIEIVEVSPRDGLQNESQLFSTDQKLHLINAAIDAGVKRIEVASFVHP